The region GGCGCGGACACGATTACCGGCTCACCTCCGCGGGCCACGACCTCTTCGCGGTCTGCCAGTCGCTCGGAGAGTGGGGGGCGCGATGGCTCGAAATCGCTCCGGAGAACCTCGACCCCTTCGTGGCTCTGTGGTCGATGTGCAACGCGCTCCGCAAGGAGCGGCTCCCGGATCGACGGGTCGTCATCCGCTTCGACTTCAGCGGCCGGCCGCGGCGCGAACGCTACTGGCTGCTGATCGAGCGCGGAGACACCGAGATTTGCAAGACGTCGCCAGGTCTCGACGAAGACCTTCACATCACCGCGGAGGCCGAAGCGTTCGTGAAGTGGCACGCCGGCCAGATGACCTGGGCCGAGGCCACGCAGGAGGGTCGCATCCAGCTCGAAGGCCGCCCCTCGCTGATCAAAGCGTTCCCATCCTGGAATACCCGCAGCATGTTCGCCCACATCAGGCC is a window of Candidatus Eisenbacteria bacterium DNA encoding:
- a CDS encoding helix-turn-helix domain-containing protein, whose product is MCAILRGVRTYGQYCPIARGAEIFAERWTPLIVRNLYLGCASFGEILEGAPGLSRTMLSHRLKQLEHVGIVESSLRPDGRGHDYRLTSAGHDLFAVCQSLGEWGARWLEIAPENLDPFVALWSMCNALRKERLPDRRVVIRFDFSGRPRRERYWLLIERGDTEICKTSPGLDEDLHITAEAEAFVKWHAGQMTWAEATQEGRIQLEGRPSLIKAFPSWNTRSMFAHIRP